TCAACAGTCGCCCCAGTACTACCAGCTACAGTACGGCAGATCCAAAAAAGGATGAAGCCCAAGTTCTGAAAACTGGAGTATCTGGCGCTAGTAACTTCGCCCCAAGCAATCCAGCATTAATTGAGCGTATTGCAGGCAAAGCTGACCCCGATCCCAGCAAACGAGTTGAAGGTGATTTTAATCGTTTGAAAAATGCGGGCGTGCAACCAACTGCTGATTTAGTATACACCTCTGGTTCCAGCCTTGACCCCCATATTACTCCTGAAGCTGCTAAAGCACAAATACTAAGAGTAGCCAAAACACGAGGACTTCCACCCAATCAATTGGAAGCCCTGATTTCTCAAAACACTGATGGTCGTTTTCTGGGCTTTTTTGGTGAACCTGGGGTAAATGTGTTGAAGCTAAATCTTGCTTTGGATGCAATTAAACGATAAAGGATAAAAACTGCTTATTTCATCTTTACCCTTGATATTTTCCAATACTACTTGGATAAGCTGGAACAGAAACCCGGTTTCTCCCTTGAAACCGGGTTTCTTGCAGCGCGAAGAACTCTTAATCGAGCAGTATTGTCATACTTTCTTGGAGATGCCAATTTGCTGTTAAATAATCGCTACCGTATTCTCAAGTCCCTCGGACAAGGTGGTTTTGGTAAAACTTTTCTTGTCATAACAGCTACTTTCCTCTTTGATGAGACAAAACCTTATATTGGGATTTATGAAAACTTTTTCTCCAAACGAGAACAGCTCTTACTCCTCTACCCTTTCACCCAATAGTACATATATTCGTGCTGCCCGTCGTGGCAAACACAAGATTTTTATTGGTATGGCTCCTGGTGTGGGAAAAACCTACAGGATGTTGGATGAAGCTTGGCGGCTCAAGCAAGATGGTATAGACGTTGTGATTGGATGGTTGGAAACTCACGATCGCTCAGAAACATCAGCTAAAGCCCAAGGTTTAGAAGTCATTCCACGAAAGATAGTAGAACAGGGTGGGTTGACACTGACAGAAATGGATACTGATGCTATCCTTGCTCGTCAGCCTCAGTTAGTTTTGGTGGATGAGTTGGCACATACCAATATACCTGGTGTAGACAGAGAAAGACGCTACCAAGATGTAGAAGTTCTTTTGGCGACGGGAATTGATGTCTACTCTACCGTCAACATTCAACACTTAGAAAGTCTCAGCACTCAGGTTACTCAGATTACAGGAATTGCCGAGCAAGAGTGTATACCCGATTGCTTGTTAGAAATTGCAGATCAAGTAGTCGTGGTAGATGTCACTCCAGAAACATTAGAAGAGCGATTGTTGGATGGTAAGATTTACCCAACACAAAAGATTGAAGAATTTCAACCTAATTTATTTCAACGTCCTAACCTAGTTATTTTGAGGGAGTTAGCATTACGACAAGTCGCTGACAACATAGAGAAAAAAGAAATTCAGGAAGCCAGCCGACTCAACTGTAATGGGAAGGCTTCCAACGGGAATGTTTGTAGCGTTCACGAACGGATATTGGTTTGCGTTTCTACCGAACCAAATTCTTTGCGACTCGTGAGGCGAGGAGCAAGGTTAGCTGATTATATGAATGCATCTCTCTACGTTTTGTTTGTCAAAAATACCGAACATTTCTTGACAAAAGCGGAAGCATTACATATTGAAACCTGTGAGAGACTCTGTCAAGAGTTTAAGGGTAATTTCTTACAAGTTTGTGGTCGTAATGCAGCAGAAGAAATTGCTCGGGTTGCAAAATTACACCGAATAACTCAAGTAGTTATAGGGCAAACTCGTCGCTCTCGTTGGCAAATTTTTTTTCGTGGATCTTTAATTCAACAACTTGTTTGCTGTCTTACCCATATTGACCTTCACATTATCTCTACTGAAAAATGAGCAATGGTTAGTGGTTAGTAGTTAGTTGCCAATAACCACTAACTACTAACCACTAACCACTAACTAATCCGTTATCCCTTTAACGATCGCATCAGACATTGTTTCTACATCTAGTAAATTTATATCTTTTTGCGAATCAATAAAACAGCACTCTACTAAAATGGCTGGCATATTTGTATTTTTAACAACATACAAATGACTGCCATCTTTAACACCACGATTCACAAATCCTAGTTTGACAATTTCATTTAATACAGACTGTGCAATTTTTCTACCTGCTTCACTCATAGCAAAGACTTCAGTTCCATATGCTTTTCCGTTAAAGGCATTGAAATGGATAGAGACAAAAATATCAACTCGAGCATTATTTGCTGTTTGGCATCTTTTAGCAAGTGATTCTCTGACTGTATCAGCTTGTGATGGTTTGCATGATACCACTTCATGCCCTAAATCTTTTAACTTAGATATAACTCTAGTACCTACATCTAAAGTGAGATTATCCTCAATTTTGATTCCTTGTGCTCCTGTATCTGGAGGGCAATTATGTCCAATATCAATTGCAAATTTCATTTTCTGTACCTCAGATAATTAGGTGACTTTCTCTTTAGGATTACAATTGTAGTTGTCAAATTAAGCGATGTTTAGCAACAGCAGGAATCAGTAGTTCTCTAAAAAATAGGTTATAATCAATCATCTACAAATGGTTTTACGAACATTCTTGAGATTTATTACCGTCTTTTCTCTTCGGATAATGACTCATTTTTTATAGAAAAACTAGGAGAAATTTACTTAATTTTAACTGTGAATGGAAAACAAGGATTGAGACAGTGACCAGTGACTAATTAATTTCCATACTTAAAAGTAGCGAATTTGAATCATGAATCAATTTCTTGTGTTCTGTAAATAAATTTAAGAGATTGTACCATATACATAATGAGTTAAAAATTACCAGTCACCGCTCGCTGTTAAAGTAGCCAACACTCTAGCTAGCTCGATTTACCAATTTAATGTGTGGTTCTGTTCGCGATTCTTGTCAGTTGGATGTGAGTTTCGTCTGTGTCCACGGGTATAATATGAATAAAAAATACCAGTAAACTAGCTAAATTGAATGGACGATAACACAAAAAAAGAAGAATTCAGCTATGCTTATGTAAAATTACTTGCTTCTGTAAGCGGTTTTATTGTAACTGATGCAAGTAGAGCGCTAGACAATGCAGGCATAGACATAACTATTAGAGCACCTGGTATAATAAAAGGGATATTCTCGCCCGGTATTGATGCACAAGTTAAATGCACATCCCAAGATGTAGTTAAAGATACATTTATTAAGTATCTTTACCAGTCAAAAATTATAGGAGGTTAATAGGTAAATCTGCCGTCTCTCAAATATTAATAATAGTGGTAGTGCCTAAAGATCTATCAAATGTTATAAAAATTTTACAGAATGAAACATTTGTTAAAAGCTGCGCTTATTGGACATCTTTGAAGGGAAGACAAGATACCAGTAATGATGAAACTATCACTATTGAAATTCCAAAAGAAAATGTATTGATATGTCAAGTTTTAAAAGACCAAATAGAAAATGAAGCCGAAAGAAAAATGAGATTGTTAGATTTAGAAGATTTAATTTAGCTAAATTAGGTAAAGACAATGAGTAATTTAATATACTTAAATGACAAGCATATATCTCCAAATCAAATAGTTATATATTTGGAAAAATCTGGATGGAAGAAAATAAAAGAAGCAGAGGGTATATCTGCCTGGATATACAATAGAGCAAATAAAAAAGTTGGAATTTTTGTACCTTTAATGGATGATTTTGTGGATTATAGAGAAAGAATTTTAGAAGTTTTAGATACTCTGGAAGAAATTGAAAGACGCTCAAAATATGAAATTATTCAAGATAGAACCCCGGTTTCTTCAAGAAACCGGGGTTCTGACACCTCATCGCTTCTTCACAAAAACTCTTCTTTTAGATAAGAGATTGTAAAGAAATCAAACCGAGCGCAGTAGTTTTTGGCCAAGAGTTTGTATCTATATTACTTAAAAACCGTAGATTTGGCCGCAAATTTCCGTAACTTCACGGAATGTTTACAAGAATTCGATTTTAAGTGTTACCAATGATTACAGCTTTTAAAGCTGGAAGGCGATCCAATATTGCTCGGATAAGATAACTCGATTGACATTTCAACCCAGTAGAGACGTTGGAGTGCAACGTCTTTACATACCTGTTATGCGATCGCACTTGGCTAAGTTCTATCTATTTCCTCTGACAAGAACGATTCTTTTAGAAGATGCTTCTCATAAACGATTTCATAGGGTTGATACCCTGCTTTACGGTAGAACATTGCGGCTCTTTCATTGCTATATAACAAACCGACTCTGACAACTTCTAACTTTAAATTGATGAACCAATTCTCAGCCGCTTTCATCAGTGCAGCACCTACTCCTCGTTCTCGCGTCGTTGCTAAAACGTATAAATCGGATATGTAACCGTATTTTCGCTCCCGCTCGACAATATGCAAGTCACCTTCATCAAGTTCTTCTACAAAACAGACTACAAAACCAATGATTCTCTCGTTGGACTGGGCTACATAAATCTGACCATCTTGCTTCTTAACAATTTCTTCGAGATAAGCAAAATGTCCATTCCCAATTTGAGAACCTGATGGTCTGTTAGGATGAAATTCAGATTCAACATCTTGAAGCAATTCCATTAATATGACCAGAATCGGACGATCTTGAGGCTCGGCAGTGCGAATTGTAAAATCAGATGGCATAAATTAGTATTCCATATCGAATCAAGATTGTACCCATCAATTTACAATGTGGTATGTGAAAAGATGACAGTCAAAATATAGTGAAGCGTTTCTTCGCGATTGTCTAATGGCAAGTGGTAAGTTTTATCTGGCTCTAAAGGAGAAATATCTTCTTTGGTATCCAGTTCTTCGGCTAGGATACGGATTAACTTCAGCTTTAGGCTATAGAAACAAAGATTTATCCAAACTGTATTGACATACCGTGGAGATGGATAGTTCACCGACACTCGCGACTCATGACTAACTGTCCATTAGCCAGTCGATACACACCTTCTGGTTCAACAATGCGATCGCCTGTAAAATACTGAATCTGCCAAGCGAAGACTCTATGGTCTTATTACTCCTTTGATAATTGTAAGCTAACTACCTAGAAGGTATGTACGAACACCCCACCCGGTCGATTTTCTTCAGCCAACTAGAGCGCCGGTACAGTAGTCAAAATGGGGGCAAAAAACCCGGTTCCTGTGGTCAAGCTTAATATCTCGTATGCGTATAGACGCGCTATGGGGTGTCTCTACAAAGAAACCGGATTTTTGTGATTTCTGTACTGGTGCTCTAGGAGTGCTAATACTAAAAGTATCTTTAAACCAACCTCCTCCTACAATTCCCTCGAATTCTAATTGAAAAAATTCAATTAATTCACTTTCGGTAGCTTGTAAGTTATTGATTTGGATGTTAGCCATTGTTGAATATTCTCCAAAAAAGGTTTTTGTCTGTTTTTGAATTCGGCTTACTCTTGCCTCTTTCCATGACTATACTCTCTAATTTTCTTAGTGTTTTCAATAGATTTTCAATAAAGAATGTTGTTTATACCTAAATTTAGAGGAACCTAATTCTTTTTATTCAATCAATTACGCTTTCGGAATCTAAATTTATAAATAAAGTTATCTTTTTTTGAATCAAAATTACTACATTTAAGCTCTATTTTGTAATTAAATACCTCATTTACTCGCTGATAACCAAGAACCCCAGTTTCTTTGAAACTGAGGTTCTGAAGCTGTTATCATCGCATCCATCAAATTACAATAGAGTTTTCTGCAATCTTAAATGTACGATGATGCACTTATCAATGATAAATCATGCATCTTAACCATCTTTTATCAATTTTATTAGAGAATAATCTATAACCCTTACCATTATGGACTTTTGCAACAAGGGAAATTAAATGACAATAAGGGAGATGCGTTCACGAAGTGGCGGCTTCCGCATCGCCAAAAACTTGATTATGTCTATTGTTCAAAAGAGATAAAGTATTTTTATCTAGCCAGAGTGATAGAAGCGGGTTAATCAGCATGAATGCTGAAGGAATAATCTCTACACTTTTTTACTCTGTAAGTAGTCAAAATATTACACCAGTTCTTACTGACTAAACAAGGCGTATCAACAGATCCAAATTTAAATCTCTTTACAGATCTCTCTTAAACGAGCGGCTGTAAGCGTTAGTCCTTGTTGTTTCAACGTTTCTAAAGACTCTTCCACTGTTTTAGGAGGATTTTTAAGAGTCTTTCTTTGTCTTTGAGCCGTTTCACAAACTACTGTAAAATTTTGGTTAAGCAAGTTAAGGAGAAAATTATCTGGGGACTGCGCTTCAATTCGATATAAATTTAAAACTTTTGCCGGAAAATCACTTAAATTAAATGTAATAATAATATTAGCACGGCAATGAATTGCGGCGGCGAGGATGTGCCTGTCATCAGGATCGGAAAGTTGTAAATCAGGAATAATTGATTCATAACCTGTGACTAGACAGTTTGGGACACTACTATTCATCGCTAGGAAAAGTATTAAAGAAGACAATTAAAAAAATCATCTAAAATAGAAAGAGAACACTAAGAAAAGCTGTGAATTTCAGGTATGAAACGGATTGTCCTGGTAGCTGGATTTGAATCGTTCAACGCTGACTTATACCGCAAGGCAGCTTTTTTGGCAACCACCCGTGTGGATGAGTTGGATATTCGGGTGTTTAGCGATCGCGACATAACCACAAAGCGTACTGAGGTAGAAGCAGCCCTAAAAGATGCTGATGTCTTTTTTGGTAGTTTGCTGTTCGATTATGACCAAGTACTCTGGTTGCGCGATCGCATCTCTGGTATCCCCATCCGCTTGGTGTTTGAATCAGCATTAGAATTAATGAGTTTAACTAAACTGGGTGCATTTGCCATTGGGGATAAGCCTAAAGGAATGCCTAAGCCAGTAAAGTTCATCCTGGACAAATTTAGTAATGGACGAGAAGAAGACAAGCTAGCAGGTTACATTAGTTTTTTAAAAATAGGACCAAAGTTATTAAAATTTGTGCCAGTACAAAAAGTACAAGATTTACGTAACTGGCTAATTATATATGGATATTGGAATGCAGGCGGACCTGAGAACGTCGCGGCTTTATTTTGGACATTAGCAGAAAAATACTTAGGTTTGAAAGTTGGGGATATTCCCGCACCAGTGGAAACCCCAAATATGGGACTACTCCATCCCGACTACGCTGGTTATTTTGAATCACCCCGTCAGTATTTGGAGTGGTATCAGAGTGAGGGAATAGGGAATAGGGAATGGGGAATAGGGGAAATTCCTACTCCCTACTCCCCACTCCCCATTGCCCCTTATCCCCAGAGGGGGCCCCGAGTTCCCCACTCCCCAATTGTTGGAATTCTTCTATACCGCAAACACGTTGTTACAAAACAACCTTACATTCCTCAACTGATCCGCCGTTTTGAAGAAGCAGGTTTAATACCTTTACCTATCTTTATTAATGGTGTAGAAGGTCATGTCGCAGTGCGGGATTGGATGACAACCGATTACGAAAGCCAAGCGAGACAACAAGGACACGTAGAAACTCTCTCCCTTTCTCCGGAAGCAGTTCAAGTCGATGCGATCGTTTCCACAATTGGCTTTCCCCTAGTTGGCGGTCCCGCAGGTTCCATGGAAGCTGGGCGTCAAGTGGATGTAGCAAAACGCATCCTCAGTGCTAAAAATGTACCCTATATTGTCGCTGCACCGTTACTGATTCAAGATATTCACTCGTGGACGCGACAAGGTGTTGGGGGATTGCAAAGTGTTGTTTTATATGCTTTACCAGAATTAGATGGAGCAATTGATACTGTTCCCCTCGGTGGGTTAGTAGGAGAAAATATTTATTTAGTTCCAGAAAGAGTACAGCGACTCATCGGGAGAGTGAAAAGTTGGATTCATCTCCGACAAAAACCAGTGTCTGAAAGAAAGATTGCAATTATTCTCTACGGTTTTCCTCCTGGATATGGTGCTGTGGGAACAGCTGCATTGTTAAATGTACCGCGCAGTCTTTTGAAGTTTCTTTATGCGCTGAGAGAACAAGGTTATACCGTTGGAGATTTGCCTGAAGATGGGGAAGAGTTGATTCGCTTGGTGAAAGAGTCAGATGAAGATTTTGTTGAAAAAACTCAAGTGACAGTGAATGTTAGGAAGTTAGAAAAATGGTTGGGATATCTCCGCACATCCCGGATTGAGAAACAATGGAAATCTCTGACGGGAACAGGTATTAAAACTTATGGTGATGAGTTTCACATTGGTGGTGTTTGGCTGGGAAATGTTTGGATAGGCGTACAGCCACCGTTGGGATTACAAGGTGACCCCATGCGGTTGATGTTTGAACGGGATTTAACGCCTCATCCTCAGTATGCTGCTTTTTACAAATGGTTGCAAAATGAGTTTCAAGCTGATGCTGTGGTTCATTTTGGCATGCACGGTACTGTAGAATGGTTGCCCGGATCTCCTTTGGGGAATACGGGTTATTCTTGGTCTGATATTTTGTTGGGAGATTTGCCGAATCTCTATATATATGCGGCGAATAATCCTTCGGAATCTATTTTGGCGAAGCGTCGCGGTTATGGGACGATCGTTTCTCACAATGTACCTCCTTATGGTCGTGCGGGGTTGTATAAGGAGTTGGTGGCGTTGCGGGATTTGATTTCGGAGTATCGAGAAGATCGGGAAAAGAATTATCTGCTGAAGGAGGCAATTTGTAAGAAGATTCTGGATGCGGGTTTGGATGCGGATTGTCCTTTTGAGGATGCTAAACGTTTGGGAATAAGTTTTAGTGTCGAGAATGTTCGGATGTTTAGCGATCGCGTTTTTAATGATTATCTTGTCAAGTTGTATGAGTATTTGCAGGTTTTGGAGTATCGGTTGTTCTCTTCTGGGTTGCACGTTTTGGGGGATGCGCCTGGGGAGGAGGAGTTAGCTGCGTATTTGGAGGCTTATTTTGGGAATGAACCGCAAAGACGCAAAG
This genomic interval from Scytonema hofmannii PCC 7110 contains the following:
- the kdpC gene encoding K(+)-transporting ATPase subunit C, whose amino-acid sequence is MSFVRDAGRAVRSTIVLWVITAIIYPFVAIAIGQIMLPYQANGSLIKNAEGNVIGSALIGQPFTSDRYFNSRPSTTSYSTADPKKDEAQVLKTGVSGASNFAPSNPALIERIAGKADPDPSKRVEGDFNRLKNAGVQPTADLVYTSGSSLDPHITPEAAKAQILRVAKTRGLPPNQLEALISQNTDGRFLGFFGEPGVNVLKLNLALDAIKR
- a CDS encoding universal stress protein — translated: MKTFSPNENSSYSSTLSPNSTYIRAARRGKHKIFIGMAPGVGKTYRMLDEAWRLKQDGIDVVIGWLETHDRSETSAKAQGLEVIPRKIVEQGGLTLTEMDTDAILARQPQLVLVDELAHTNIPGVDRERRYQDVEVLLATGIDVYSTVNIQHLESLSTQVTQITGIAEQECIPDCLLEIADQVVVVDVTPETLEERLLDGKIYPTQKIEEFQPNLFQRPNLVILRELALRQVADNIEKKEIQEASRLNCNGKASNGNVCSVHERILVCVSTEPNSLRLVRRGARLADYMNASLYVLFVKNTEHFLTKAEALHIETCERLCQEFKGNFLQVCGRNAAEEIARVAKLHRITQVVIGQTRRSRWQIFFRGSLIQQLVCCLTHIDLHIISTEK
- a CDS encoding DUF4365 domain-containing protein, with the protein product MDDNTKKEEFSYAYVKLLASVSGFIVTDASRALDNAGIDITIRAPGIIKGIFSPGIDAQVKCTSQDVVKDTFIKYLYQSKIIGG
- a CDS encoding GNAT family N-acetyltransferase, whose translation is MPSDFTIRTAEPQDRPILVILMELLQDVESEFHPNRPSGSQIGNGHFAYLEEIVKKQDGQIYVAQSNERIIGFVVCFVEELDEGDLHIVERERKYGYISDLYVLATTRERGVGAALMKAAENWFINLKLEVVRVGLLYSNERAAMFYRKAGYQPYEIVYEKHLLKESFLSEEIDRT
- the bchH gene encoding magnesium chelatase subunit H, producing the protein MKRIVLVAGFESFNADLYRKAAFLATTRVDELDIRVFSDRDITTKRTEVEAALKDADVFFGSLLFDYDQVLWLRDRISGIPIRLVFESALELMSLTKLGAFAIGDKPKGMPKPVKFILDKFSNGREEDKLAGYISFLKIGPKLLKFVPVQKVQDLRNWLIIYGYWNAGGPENVAALFWTLAEKYLGLKVGDIPAPVETPNMGLLHPDYAGYFESPRQYLEWYQSEGIGNREWGIGEIPTPYSPLPIAPYPQRGPRVPHSPIVGILLYRKHVVTKQPYIPQLIRRFEEAGLIPLPIFINGVEGHVAVRDWMTTDYESQARQQGHVETLSLSPEAVQVDAIVSTIGFPLVGGPAGSMEAGRQVDVAKRILSAKNVPYIVAAPLLIQDIHSWTRQGVGGLQSVVLYALPELDGAIDTVPLGGLVGENIYLVPERVQRLIGRVKSWIHLRQKPVSERKIAIILYGFPPGYGAVGTAALLNVPRSLLKFLYALREQGYTVGDLPEDGEELIRLVKESDEDFVEKTQVTVNVRKLEKWLGYLRTSRIEKQWKSLTGTGIKTYGDEFHIGGVWLGNVWIGVQPPLGLQGDPMRLMFERDLTPHPQYAAFYKWLQNEFQADAVVHFGMHGTVEWLPGSPLGNTGYSWSDILLGDLPNLYIYAANNPSESILAKRRGYGTIVSHNVPPYGRAGLYKELVALRDLISEYREDREKNYLLKEAICKKILDAGLDADCPFEDAKRLGISFSVENVRMFSDRVFNDYLVKLYEYLQVLEYRLFSSGLHVLGDAPGEEELAAYLEAYFGNEPQRRKEREEEEEGLIRGLLGQTTDELTNLLRGLNGEFILPAPGGDLLRDGAGVLPTGRNIHALDPYRMPSPAAFERGREIGQKIIAQHLQEHGVYPETVAVMLWGLDAIKTKGESLGILLELVGAEPVKEGTGRIVRYELKSLAEVGHPRIDVLANLSGIFRDSFVNIIELLDDLFLRAAEAEEPEEQNFIRKHALALKAQGVENASARLFSNPSGDFGSLVNDRVVDGNWESGDELGDTWKGRNVFSYGRQDKGQARPEVLTQLLQSTSRIVQEIDSVEYGLTDIQEYYANTGGLKKAAEQQRGKKVTTSFVESFSKDTTPRSLDDLLRMEYRTKLLNPKWAEAMASQGSGGAYEISQRMTALIGWGGTADFTDGWVYDQAADTYALDGEMAEKLRQANPEAFRNIVARMLEANGRGFWQPSEEKLQKLRELYELTDEELEGVRRG